One genomic region from Chitinophagales bacterium encodes:
- a CDS encoding transglycosylase domain-containing protein, translating to MKLKRITKRVLIFLIFFGFLLVSGVVIILETGGKKYLQTDTKKELVASIKQSKELPENFLQAYCKLYPGSLKSNYWGYVTEHLINKNSDRRCPCRKVALFTSSENINYSRGFYKLAPTMIGLELEDYVSQEQCLNYISSKYNFLRDVNGVWDASWAYFNKDLQDLNNEELAGLLSIIENPVLYDMKRHPDLFDKKRKEIIKKIVHSTK from the coding sequence ATGAAACTGAAGAGAATCACAAAACGAGTTTTAATCTTTTTAATCTTTTTCGGTTTCCTTTTGGTTTCAGGTGTAGTAATCATCTTGGAAACTGGAGGAAAAAAATACTTGCAAACAGATACTAAGAAGGAATTAGTTGCCTCAATTAAACAAAGTAAAGAACTTCCTGAGAACTTTCTGCAAGCCTACTGTAAACTTTATCCAGGTTCTCTGAAAAGTAATTACTGGGGATATGTCACAGAACATTTGATTAATAAGAACTCAGACAGACGATGTCCTTGCAGAAAGGTAGCATTATTTACATCAAGTGAAAATATTAATTACTCTCGAGGTTTTTACAAATTAGCTCCAACGATGATTGGACTAGAATTAGAAGACTATGTTTCACAAGAACAATGTCTGAACTACATTAGTAGCAAATATAATTTTTTGCGTGATGTCAATGGAGTTTGGGATGCTTCCTGGGCTTACTTCAATAAAGATTTACAAGATTTGAATAATGAGGAGTTGGCAGGACTTCTATCTATTATTGAAAATCCTGTTCTCTATGATATGAAGCGTCATCCAGACCTGTTTGATAAAAAAAGAAAAGAGATAATAAAAAAAATTGTACACAGCACAAAATAA